TCCAGTTCTCAAACGTCCCGAAGAATGGCTTACTAAAATTCCTGATCTCTCACAAATTTCCGAAGACAAAGAAAAAACTATCGGTTCTCGCCCTGCAGGTAACCCCAAACCCCGTCGTCCGCGAAAACTACCTGAACCAGAACCCATTGATCCCAGTGAAATTAAAACTAAAGATAATCAGTTTATTTGGGTTGCTCTTTTAGCCATTTTAGCCTCATTATTCTTACTAGGTTAATTCCAGCAAGCCGTTTTTAAGAGGAAAAATATTTGATTCTCAGGAAAAATTAAGGATGAAAGAAAACAATTTTATGATACAAAGGAAAAACTTAGCCTTTTGATATGAATAGCATTTCATATCAAATTATATTCATATATGACTCAACCAACGATCGCGCCAGAAGTCTGTGCTGGCAAACTCAAGATATTAGCCGATGCTACACGCTTAAAAATTTTAGAAGCCCTGATGAACTCCCCAAAGCACGTTAATGAGATTAACCACCAGCTAAAAATTGAACAAAGTTTACTCTCTCATCACTTAAAAGTCTTACGGGATGTGGGATTAGTGGAATCGCAACGGGATGGCAAAGCAGTGCTTTATTCTTTAGGCGCAACCATTAAACCCACCTCTTCAGGGCAAGCCATTGACTTAGGCTGTTGTCAACTTTGTTTTGGAGACTGTTAATGCAACTAAAACCAATTGCTTGTGGAATTGTTGTGATAGGCTTAGTCGCCTGTGGGAATAATGATTCCACGCAAACTTTAAACCTCACTGGATCAAGTACCATTTCCCCTGTTGCCTCAGAAATTGCTAAAGCCTACGAAGAGGCTAACCCAGAAGTTCAAGTCAATGTCCAAACAGGCGGTACTTCTCAAGGCATTGCTGATGCCCGTTCTGGCGTTGTTGATATTGGCATGGTATCTCGTTCCCTAACAGAAGAAGAATCCGATCTAACCGCTCACACCCTTGCTAATGACGGTATCACCATGATTGTTCATGGCGAAAATCCTGTTGCTTCTCTGACGAAAGAAGAAATTAGTGGGATTTACACTGGCGAAATTGACAATTGGCAGGAAGTGGGGGGAGAAGATCGTCCCATTACAGTCGTGAATAAAGCTGATGGTCGCGCCACTTTGGAGATATTTCTGGAATTTTTAGACATTGATGGTCAACAGATTCAGTCTGATCAAATTATTGGCGATAACCAACAAGGGATTCAATCCGTGGCTGGTAATCCTGCTGCAATTGGCTATGTTTCCATTGGTACAGCCGAATTTCATCGTGAAGATGGAACCAACCTAGCATTATTAACTGTTGATGGTGTAGAAGCCTCTTCTGAGACAGTCAGTGCTGGGGAATTTCCCATGTCACGCCCCCTTAACTTCGTCACTCATGGTGAACCCACAGGCTTAACCGAAGACTTTATTAGCTTTGCTCAATCCTCTCAAGTCAATGACATTATCCAAGCACAATTTTTCGTTCCCATTCAAAATTGAATCTCTAATTCTCTGGTTACTGCGTCTTATGACAGTGGTTTCTGGAACAATTATTGTCTTGATGAGTGGCTTTTTACTTTGGGAAGCTCTCCCCCTGGTACAAGAGATAGGAATCCTGCGCTTTTTCACTGATGAGAGTTGGCATCCCACTAGCAATAACTATAATCTTGTTCCCATGATTTTAGGAACGCTTTTAACCAGTTTGGGGGCAATTCTTTTAGCAACACCTGCAGGAATTTTATCAGCAATTTTCTCTCACTATTATGCTCCCCCCTTCCTTGCGATTCTCTATCGGCGTTTAGTTGAGCTTTTAGCAGGGATTCCCTCAGTGGTTTATGGCTTTTGGGGGTTAGTGGTGCTAGTGCCTCTAATTAATCAGTTACATCCGCCTGGTTCGAGTCTGCTTGCTGGGATTTTAATTTTAAGTTTAATGATTTTGCCCACGGTAACCTTAGTGGCAAGTTCGAGTTTTAGTAGTGTCCCTACCAGCTATTTCCAGAGTGCAAGGGCGTTGGGATTAGGGCAATGGGGGATTATTTGGGGGGTGGTTTTACCTGCTAGCAAGTCAGGGGTAATCGCAGGAATTATCTTGGCGACTGGACGGGCTTTAGGAGAAACGATGGCGGTTTTAATGGTGGCTGGAAATGTGGTGCAAGTTCCCAATAGTCTTTTTGCACCTGTACGAACCTTAACCGCCAATATTGCTTTAGAAATGGGATACGCTACGGCAAGCCATCGTTCGGCGTTATTTGTTAGTGGCTTAATGCTGATGATGGTAATTGCAGGATTAATGATCATCGTGAGGAAACAATGGCGGTAAAGAAATTAAATGTGACAGAAGTGGTGGCGATAACAATTATGGGGGTTGTGGTATTGGTAATTAGCGCTGTTTTTCTCTGGATTGTCGGGGATTTGGCGTGGCAAGGGAGTCAAGAATTAAGTTGGGAATTTTTCTCTAGTGAGCCTTTAGATGCAGGAAGAGAAGGAGGAATTTTGCCGATATTTGTTTCTACTTTCCTGATTCTTTTGGTTTGTTTAGGGGTAACAATTCCCTTAGCAGTGGGAACAGCAATTTTTTTGACTGAATTTGTCAAGCCTGATAGTTGGTTTGGACAACTGACGGGAATTAGTTTGGATATTTTAGCGGGTGCGCCTTCGATTGTGTTTGGCTTATTTGGGAATGTTTTTTTTACGCAAATACTGGGCTTAGGCTTTTCTATTCTCGCTGGTGGCTTAACTTTGGCTTGTATGGTATTACCCATTTTAATTCGGTCAACCCAAGAGGGATTAAAGAGTGTTTCTGATGATTATCGTCAAGCAGGAGCAGCTTTGGGGTTATCACGGATGGCACTTTTAAAACAGATTTTATTGGCAGCGACAATGCCTGGAATTGCAGCAGGATTATTGTTAGGAATTGGTCGCGCGATCGCGGAAACGGCGGCTTTAATGTTTACCAGTGGTTATGTGACTCGTATGCCCAATTCTGTTTTTGATTCAGGGCGTTCTCTCTCCATTCATATTTATGATCTGGCGATGAATGTTCCAGGAGGAGAGGGAAAGGCGTATGCGACGGCGTTGGTTTTAGTAATGCTTTTAATTGTGATTAATGTGGCAGTATTTACATTTGCTATGAAATTTCGTCGCAGTTGGCTCAGTGGAATTTAAGGAGAAAATATATGAGAAAACCACCACAGTTGCTAACAGATAATTTAAGTCTTTCTTATGGGAAAGAACGTGCTTTTGAGGGGGTGAATTTAACTGTCCATTCAGGAGAAATTACAGCATTAATTGGTCCTTCAGGTTGTGGAAAAAGTAGTTTTCTAAATTGCTTAAATCGCCTACAGGAAATGATTCCCAAGGCAGTATTACAAGGAGAAGTGTATTTAAATCAGTCCAATATTCAAACCTTTGATCCTTTAGAATTGCGCCGCCGCGTGGGGATGTTATTCCAGAAACCCACCCCTTTTCCCCTTTCTATTATCCGAAATTTAACCTTTCCCCTGCGAGAACATGGGGTGCGGAATCGCTCTCAAATTGATGAAATTGTGGAAACAACGCTACAACAAGTGGGGTTATGGGAAGAAGTGAAAGATCGCTTGCAGTCTCCTGCTTTATCCCTATCAGGCGGTCAACAACAGCGATTATGTTTGGCAAGGGCTTTAGCTTTAAAACCCGAAGTGTTACTAATGGATGAACCTTGTAGTGCCTTAGATCCGATGGCGAGTGAAGTGGTAGAAGACTTAATTACTCAGTTGCGAGGGAGTTATACCCTTGTAGTGGTCACTCATAATTTAGCACAGGCCCAGCGTATTGCCGATCAGGTGGGATTATTTTGGGTGCAGGAAGGAACAGGGAAATTGATTGAATTTGGAGAGCGCGATCGCGTTTTTAATTCTCCTCAACATCCTCTCACTGAGGCTTACTTAACAGGAAAACGAGGGTAAATTTCGTTAAAATTAAACACATTGATGGGAGAAAGTGGCGATGGCAGTTCATCGAGTTCGGATTAGCAAAGATCAAGCTAGTTTAGTAGAAGCCCTTACTATGGGAAAGGAAAGTCGAGGGACATTTGAAACTTATGCCGATGTGGTGATGTTTGCCGCCGCCTATGGTGGAAAATATCAAAAACTGATTCCTCTAGACAATGGAATTAGTCAAGATCCTGCCCCAATTAGCTTAGAAATTTTCATTTCCAGAGGATATGACTGGCCAATTAAACTTCTCGCGATCGCGCTTAGTGGTAACACTCACATTATATCCCCTTACGACTGGGAAGCCCAAACCCAAAGAGTTGCCATCTTAGAACAAGCTGCCAATGGTGGCTTGCAACTTCTTGAAGAAGAATTAAGGGGAGCAGTAGATTACAGCGATCGTCTGTTATTACTGTTAAACAAAGAAAGATTTGGTACCTCCGAGGAAATTACAGAATTTGATCTCACTCGTTTTTTATAGAATTCTCTCTCTGCTGTGACACATACCTTTTTACTTGAACCGACGCAATGGATCTTAAACGGCTTCTTGTGTGAGCATAATTTGCCACCATTTGCTGTTAAAGGAACAGTTAGTATTTTTTGGCATCAGCCTCATTGGTTCACTTGGAGTACTAAATTAACCCTTCCTGAAGATTCTCCAACTAATAGGAAAAATCTTTTTTTTGATACTCAAGAACTCCTCTTAAACTATCAAGGATATTTAGGAGAACAACAAACCCAATACACTTTTGTCTTAAAGCATAATGTATTAGGAACTTTAGAGGGAAGTGGCTGGATTACGCCAAATACAATTATCCAAAGATATTGGGTACTCAATGACCGCAAACGTCGGCAAGGCTTTGAAACCCTTGATCGACAAACTGAAAATAGTTATCGTTACTGTAGTTGTTTTACCCAAGGACATCAAATGGGAGTTGTCCTCGAAGCTACGTTAACCCGTGTTACTGGTAACAAGTAAGTGAAACAACAATTTTGGGAGCAAGTGGTAACTAAGTAGTGATCAAAACCTGAGCAAAATCAGCAAAAAGGGAATTAAAATTAAGCTAGAATCCTTACTAATATATTGAGATCAACCCAGAAAATTTTCTCTATTAACGTTTCTTATTGTTTAATGAAAATATTACCTCAGGAAAATGACTGAAGACCATAATGAGGGTCGTTTACTCGCAAACCGTTATCGCATTATTAAACTGGTCGGAAAAGGCGCAATGGGACAAGTGTACCAGGCCGAAGATACAGTTCTTGGAGGCTTGACGGTTGCAATAAAATTTGTTGCTCAAACGGTACTAAATGAAAGACGGCGGAATCGTTTTGAACAAGAAGCAACCATTTGCGCCTTACTAGGGGAAAAAAGTATTCATGTGGTGCAAGTGCGAGACTATGGCGTAGATGAATACGATATCCCGTTTTATGCCATGGAATTCCTACAAGGAAAAGGGCTTAATGAGGTAATTAAATATCGCCCCCTTTCCCTAAAACGTTTTTTACGCCTTGCCCGTCAAATTTGTTTAGGACTGCAATGTGCTCATCAGGGGATTTATTTTAAGGGTGAACTTTGTTCAATTATCCACCGTGATATTAAGCCTAGCAATATTCTGATTGTTGAGGACTCTACTCTAGGAGAATTAGTTAAAATTCTTGACTTTGGGATTGCCAAACTAATTCAAGCTAATAGTGATCAAACTCATTCTTTTCAAGGCACTCTCGCTTATTGTTCGCCTGAACAGATGGAAGGGAAAGAACTGGATAATCGCTCTGATATTTATAGTTTGGGCGTTATGATGTACGAAATGCTAACTGGGGAAATGCCAGTTTTACCAGAGAACAACTCTTTTGGGGCTTGGTATCAAGCACACCGCTATTATTTTCCTGAACCCATTCGAGAAGACCTAAGAATTCCTGAGTCTCTGCAAAATTTAATTATGCAGTGTTTAGCCAAAGAGAGGGATAAACGTCCTCAAACCATGGAGGATGTCTTAGAAGGCTTTACAGAAATTGAAAAAGAAATTGATCAAAGCCAGTCATCTTTTGATGAAGTGAGTACTGGTTCTGGTGATTACGGGGGAACTCGTCCCACTCAAAGTGCCACTGCCAGTGATGATCAATATTATCTTAATGCAACTTGGCCAAGTGATAAACCTCGTCAAAAAATTGTATTCCCGCGTTTAATTAACTCTTCTAAAGGAACATTTCCTTCTTTATGGGTAATGTTAGAGAAACAAGACATTGAAAATCGTTTACTTAGTACCCGTTACAATCAGTTTTTATTTATTCCATCGCCTCACCCGATGGTGCTTTGGATTACAGCTTTACATAATTCTAAGCATGGAACCCGCTGGTTACCCTGCTATTTAGACTTAAAAACTAGCATGGGTCAACGTACCGCTAAGTCTTTAGGGGAACTAGGGTTTTATCGTATTTTATTTTTTGGCTTAGAATCCTCTGATACTTGCGACCATATCTTAACTTCTACAATTGCTAGTGCCCAACGCAAGAAACTTCATGATTGGGCAAAATCTAGCCAAACTTTAAACTCCCATGCTAGCCCACAAATGAGTAAGCAACTTTTACGAAAAGAATTTGAAAATCTCAAGTCCAAAATTCAGTTTAAACTAGAGTCGCTAGGAACAGATGCACCGAGTAATGTTTCGGGACTTTAATTATGGCTAAATACGTTTATTTAATTCGTCACGGAATTGCTTTAGATCGCGCTTTATCAGAACAAGATGAAACTAGACCTCTTACTAATAAAGGACGAAAAAAGACAAAACAAGTTGCCAAAACAATTAAAGAAAAAGGTATTTATTTTGATCAAGTTTTAACCAGCCCTTTATTGAGAGCCAAGGAAACAGCTGAAATATTAAAGGATAAGGGACTAACAGAAAATTTAGAAAACTTTTCTCCTTTAGCACCAAATGGAGACATTCAAGATTGGCTTAACAGTTGGGACAAATCGTCAGCTGAAACTCTTGCTTTAGTAGGGCATCAGCCTGATTTAGGAAATTGGGCTGAGTTATTAATCTCGGGAAAAATCGAGGAAAAATTAGTGCTTAAAAAAGCAGGAATTATTGGCTTAAATTGTCCCGAAAATCAATCTCCATTTGGAAAGAGTCAATTATTTTTACTAACTTCTCCTAAATGGTTAATAAAATCAGAATAGCTAACAAAATAATACTTAAATGTTTGATTTGAACTCTGTTTGGTCTCCTTATCTCCCATCTTAGACTTATTCGGTTATATCACAAGTGGGCTGATTTATGAGGAGCCGTCATCTTAGGCAACCTAATTAAAATTGACGAGTTACCCTGCGCCGTCGTAGGGCAAAAAGGAACGCGGGAGTTTTATAGTGATTCCAAATAAAAAACAGCAACCTAAAAGTAGTGGGAGCATCTTGCTCCCTAGTAGCAGCCAAGATGGCTGCACTACGGAACTGAATTGGAACGACTATAGTCGTAGGATTCTCAGCCCTTCTGCTAAATATTAACCAACAATTTGGCTACATGGCTCTTAGGAAGATTTTTCCTATTTTAAGTGCTATCATGATCTGGATTTGCACTTAAAATTAAGTTTACTACAGTTTCAGGTTACTGAGTTTAGAATTAGTGAGATAGAGCCTATTCTCTCCAAAATCTCTTATGGACGGATCATTTACCCTGACCCTACAAATTATCATTGCCGTATTCGCAGGCATTACGGCACAAGTTTTAGGAGAAACATTCAAAGTTCCAGGAATTGTCTTTCTTCTGATCATTGGCATTGCCCTTGGTTCCGATGGACTCAATATTCTTCATCCTAGTGATTTAGGCGTAGGATTAGAAGTAATTGTCGCGCTACTGGTTGCCATTATTCTCTTTGAAGGGGGATTAAACCTTGAATTAAGAGATTTAGGGCGCGTTTCCAGCAGTTTGCGAAATTTAGTCACCATTGGCACCGGTATTACCTTATTTGGGGGAAGTATGGCAGCTCATTGGTTAGGGGAATTTCCTTGGCAGTTGGCATTTCTCTATGCTTCCCTAGTGGTTGTTACTGGCCCCACGGTGATTGGTCCCCTACTCAAGCAAGTGCCTGTGGATCGACAAGTCGCCACCCTTCTCGAAGGAGAAGGAGTTTTAATTGATCCTGTCGGTGCAATTTTAGCGGTGGTCGTTTTAGATACCATTCTCAATAGTGAAGCTGGGGCGATGGAATTTCTCACGGGCTTATTCCTTCGGGGTGGCATTGGAATTGCCATTGGTTTAATTGGCGGCGCTTTGATTGGGCTACTTCTCAAGCGACGACTGACATTTCTCTCGGAAGACCTTAAAAATTTAGTGGTATTAGCTGGCGTTTGGGGAATTTTTGGCGTTTCGCAAATGATCCGTAGTGAGTCGGGGTTAATGGCAGTGGTTTTAGCGGGAGTAGTTGTCAGAGCATTATCGGTTCCTGAAGAACGAATGTTGCGACGGTTTAAGGGACAATTAACCATGCTAGGAGTCTCGGTTTTATTTATTCTCTTAGCAGCAGACCTCTCCATTGCTAGTGTCTTTGCTTTAGGTTGGGGCAGTGTTTTGACTGTTCTCTGTTTGATGTTTATTATCCGTCCCCTCAGTATTTGGATTTGTACTATCGGCAGCCAACTAAATTGGCGACAAAAACTCTTTGTAGCATGGGTGGGGCCAAAAGGGATTGTTTCGGCTTCTGTGGCTTCTCTGTTTGCGATTTTATTAACCCAACGAGGTATTACAGGGGGCGATTCCTTAAAGGCAATTGTCTTTTTAACCATTATGATGACTGTGGTGATTCAGGGGTTAAGTGCGCGTTGGGTAGCGCGATGGCTTAACTTAACTTCCGAAGGGGTAAAAGGGGCTGTTATTGTTGGCTGTAGTCCTTTGGGGGTTTTACTGGGAGAATTATTCCAACAGGAAGGAGAATCCGTGGTAATGATTGATACTGATCCTGAAGCCTGCGAAAAAGCCGAGGAAGCAAATTTACCTGTGATGCAAAGTAGTGCTTTAGATGAAACGGTGTTAGAAGAAGCAGGAATTGAATCTTTAGGAACATTTCTCGCTACTACTAATAATGGAGAAGTCAACTTAGTATTAGCGCAAAGGGCGTTAGAGGAATTTCAGCCACCGCGAGTATTTGCAGCTTTTCCAAAAAATTCCCAGGCTAAAACCCCTGCTAATAAAACTAAGGTTAATCAAGCGTTTATGTCGCAAATTCCGATTAAGATTTGGAATGAATATGTGGCGGAAGGAAAAATTAAGTTAGGGCATACGGTATTACGTGAGGAAGGGTTTTCTTTCCAACAAGTACATTTACAGGCGTTGATTCGGGCTGGAGAGTTACTTCCTTTACTGGTGAGACATGGAAATAGCTTACAGGTCGTGAAGGCAGATCAACAATGGCAACCGGGAGAGGAAATTTATTATCTTCTCCATGATCCTCGTCCCAAGTTATTGAAACGCTTATCGGGTGGGGAGTCTTCTTCTCGTCTCGCGTTAGAACGTTTAGCAGAGGTGGAGGAAGTTCCTTTGGCAACGCCTGAGAATAATTAGTCTTTTGTTATTTGTAATTTGTAATAGAAATCAAGTAATTAAGTATTGGCTGGAAGAAAATTACTAGATTAAAGTAATGTTAATTTAATTTTATTTTCGTCTAATCAACTGTAAAATTTAGTTAGGAAATTGACCTTATTAATAAAAAGAAGATTAATATGAACTCACTAAGTAGCTTAACTCTTCGCCTGAGAACTAAAGATAATTTAATGGAACTTTTACTAGCGGGTAAAAGTGAAGCATGGAAAATTTGTAAAAATAAAGAGCAGGAAATATCTAAGGTTGAAATTTTTAACTGGGATGGTTCATTAAAGTTAGAAGAGTGGGAGGCCAGATTGTCTTTCAAATACCTGAACCTCTTCAAAAGCTAATTAATTATAAAAAACTATTTACCTTTTCTGAAGTTGAATTTGAAATTTATCAAAATAAAACTAAAGAGTTAATGTCAGGTCTAACTTTGACGAAAGAAAGTTACACGCGAGAAGAAGTTTTTATGGTTCTAGATTACTTTCTTGATAAAGAAGTTTTTGAAGCGTAGCAAACCCCAACACAAGTTATAAGCGATTAGGCTTCGCCTCTGCTTCGCAAACGCTAGAACCTAATATTAATTAGTATTAATTAGTGAAAACATTCTCTCGCAAACTAAGATTTAAATCTGTCTCTAATAGAGGCTATAATCAAACTTGTTCCCCCGCACAAGAACAGTAGCTATGAATGAAAACATTCCAGAAGAAGCTCTCCAACAAATGGCTCAAGATGAAAATTGGAACGTACGTTGTAAGGTAGCCTCAAATCCCAACACTCCAGAAGCACTTCTCCAACAACTGGCTCAAGATAAACGTTCGGAGGTACGTCGGGAAGTAGTCTCTAATCCCAATACTCCAGAAGCACTTCTCCAACAACTTGCTCAAGATGAATCTTCGGAGGTACGTAAGAAAGTAGCCTCAAATCCCAATACTCCAGAAGCACTTTTCCAACAACTGGCTCAAGATGAAGATTCGAGGGTACGTCTGAAACTAGCCAGAAATCCCAACACTCCAGAAGCACTTCTCCAACAACTAGGTCAAGATGAAAAATATAGCGTACGTGAGGAAGTAGCCTCAAATTCCAACACTCCAGAAGCACTTCTCCAACAACTGGCTCTAGATGAAGATTCGAGGGTACGTCTGAAACTAGCCAGAAATCCCAACACTCCAGAAGTACTTCTCCAACAACTAGGTCAAGATGAAGATTCGAGCGTACGTGAGGAAGTAGCCTCAAATTCCAACACTTCAGAAGAAGCTCTCCAACAACTAGGTCAAGATGAAAATTATAGCGTACGTCAGGAACTAGCCAGAAATCCCAACACTCCAGAAGCACTCCTCCAGCAACTACGTAAAGATGAAGATGAAGAATCACTTAATGAAGAGGAAAAATATTTAATTTACTATGCTAAAGAAGGTGATATTAAATCATGGAATCAATGGAAACGAGACTATGAAGAGGCAAAACAAAATGAAGACGAAGATGAGTATGAACACTTGATGGGTGAGAGAGAGCTGATTGGTTTTCGCAGTGGGCTTAATTTAAGTGGACTTGATTTAAGTCGTGCTAATTTAAGATGTGTGAACTTAAGTGGGGTCAACTTAAGTAATGCTGATTTATCTTATGCCGATTTAGAACAAGTCAATTTAGATAATGCGAATATAGAAGGGGCAAACTTCAGTCTTGCTAACTTAGAAGGGGCTTGGATGAATGATATGAAGGCAAGAGGAGCAGTTTTTAGTAATGCGAATTTAGAATATGCTGCATTGCATGGTGATTTAGTTGATATTGATTTGAGTGATGCAAAGTTTGGCGGTGACCGCTGTTGGTTACAAGGTGACTTGACAAATGCCAATTTAGAGGATGCTTACTTAGAAAATGCAAATATGAAAAACAGCATTCTAAAAGGGGCAAATATGATAAACACTAATTTAAGGAATGCTGATTTAAGTGGTGCTGATTTAGAGGGAGCTGATTTAACAGATGCGAACTTAAAAGGGGCGAATTTAAAAGGTACTATTTTAGAAGAAAACGAATAGTAGAAGAGTTTTTCAGAAGAGCAGTCAAGCTCAGTTAATTGTGAAGAGACTAACGACAGCACTAAGTTTAAATAGTAAGTGTCAATGCTGTAAATTAAAGGAGAGTGTATTTTGTCAATTCAAGCTACCCAAAAACAACTCAGTGAAATTTTTACTCTTGCTAATTACCAATTCTGGATTCCTGAATATCAGCGTCCCTATGCTTGGACTCAGGATTTAGCTGGAGAAATGCTGAATGACTTACTGGATGTTTTTCCAGATCAAGAGGAAAGCGACTCTGACTACTTTTTGGGTAGTATTATCTTAGTTAAAAAAGAAGGAAAACCGCAAGCTGAAGTTATTGATGGACAACAACGACTGACAACTTTAACTTTGCTGTTAGCAACAATTCGTCACCTTTTACCACCAAACCATATTAGTTATCAAAAAATCAGCGATCGCCTCAGTGGTAATGATGATATTGGTAATAAAATTATTGGCTTAAAACTTAGAGAACAAGATGAAGATTTCTTTAACCAGTATGTTAGAAAAGCAGAAGGAATGACAGTTCTTTTAGAGTCAGATGCTGGCTTTAAAACTGATAGCCAAAAGTTACTCCGCGATAATGCTATCTTTTTAGTTGAGCAACTTACCTCATCCTGTCCAGATCAAACTAACCTAGAGCCTTGGCTTTTACACCTACTCAATAATTTGTTAAATCACTGCTATCTTGTTGTCGTTACAACGAGTGATTTTGATACTGCCTATCGAATTTTTTCAACAATTAATACTCGCGGTCTAGAACTACAAATTAATGATATTCTCAAAGCTGAAATTATTGGCGCAATTCCAGACGATAAGCAAAAGAGCGACTATACTCGCATCTGGGAATTAGAAGAGAGTGATTTAGGAAGAGATGACTTTCAATTTCTATTTTCTCATATTCATCGCATTCAATTACGGGAACGCCCTAAAGTTGGGTTGCTTTCAGAATATCGTAATCGGATTGAGCCGAAAGAGTATCCTTGTCAATTTATTGACTCTATTTTGAAACCTTGTTCCGATGCTTTTGAAGTTATCAGAGATGGACAATTTAATTGCGATGATTTAACTCAACAATCAGAGATTAATCGGCTATTTGGCTGGCTTAATCGGATTGATAATTCTGATTGGTTACCTCCAGCAATTCACTTTTTAGTTAGTTATCCCGAAAATGCAAGCAAGGTTCTAAGTTTCTTTACTCAGCTTGAACGTTTAGCCGCAGGTTTAATGATATTACGACGTAATATTAATGAACGAGCAGAACGATATCGGCATTTATTAGCAGCAATTGATGAAGGAATTGACACTGCTATTATTAAGTGTCAACAGCTTCTTTCGCAAGAAGAACATCAACAAATTCTCGAAATTTTGGCTGGTAATATTTATCTACAAAGTCGAATCCGTCTCTATGTCTTGCTTCGATTAGACTCTGCCTTAGCTGAGGGTTCTCTTAGCCCAAGTTTTAATGCCAAATTAAACACGATCGAGCACGTTTTA
This window of the Euhalothece natronophila Z-M001 genome carries:
- a CDS encoding ArsR/SmtB family transcription factor, whose translation is MTQPTIAPEVCAGKLKILADATRLKILEALMNSPKHVNEINHQLKIEQSLLSHHLKVLRDVGLVESQRDGKAVLYSLGATIKPTSSGQAIDLGCCQLCFGDC
- a CDS encoding phosphate ABC transporter substrate-binding protein, which encodes MQLKPIACGIVVIGLVACGNNDSTQTLNLTGSSTISPVASEIAKAYEEANPEVQVNVQTGGTSQGIADARSGVVDIGMVSRSLTEEESDLTAHTLANDGITMIVHGENPVASLTKEEISGIYTGEIDNWQEVGGEDRPITVVNKADGRATLEIFLEFLDIDGQQIQSDQIIGDNQQGIQSVAGNPAAIGYVSIGTAEFHREDGTNLALLTVDGVEASSETVSAGEFPMSRPLNFVTHGEPTGLTEDFISFAQSSQVNDIIQAQFFVPIQN
- the pstC gene encoding phosphate ABC transporter permease subunit PstC; amino-acid sequence: MTVVSGTIIVLMSGFLLWEALPLVQEIGILRFFTDESWHPTSNNYNLVPMILGTLLTSLGAILLATPAGILSAIFSHYYAPPFLAILYRRLVELLAGIPSVVYGFWGLVVLVPLINQLHPPGSSLLAGILILSLMILPTVTLVASSSFSSVPTSYFQSARALGLGQWGIIWGVVLPASKSGVIAGIILATGRALGETMAVLMVAGNVVQVPNSLFAPVRTLTANIALEMGYATASHRSALFVSGLMLMMVIAGLMIIVRKQWR
- the pstA gene encoding phosphate ABC transporter permease PstA codes for the protein MAVKKLNVTEVVAITIMGVVVLVISAVFLWIVGDLAWQGSQELSWEFFSSEPLDAGREGGILPIFVSTFLILLVCLGVTIPLAVGTAIFLTEFVKPDSWFGQLTGISLDILAGAPSIVFGLFGNVFFTQILGLGFSILAGGLTLACMVLPILIRSTQEGLKSVSDDYRQAGAALGLSRMALLKQILLAATMPGIAAGLLLGIGRAIAETAALMFTSGYVTRMPNSVFDSGRSLSIHIYDLAMNVPGGEGKAYATALVLVMLLIVINVAVFTFAMKFRRSWLSGI
- a CDS encoding phosphate ABC transporter ATP-binding protein; the protein is MRKPPQLLTDNLSLSYGKERAFEGVNLTVHSGEITALIGPSGCGKSSFLNCLNRLQEMIPKAVLQGEVYLNQSNIQTFDPLELRRRVGMLFQKPTPFPLSIIRNLTFPLREHGVRNRSQIDEIVETTLQQVGLWEEVKDRLQSPALSLSGGQQQRLCLARALALKPEVLLMDEPCSALDPMASEVVEDLITQLRGSYTLVVVTHNLAQAQRIADQVGLFWVQEGTGKLIEFGERDRVFNSPQHPLTEAYLTGKRG
- a CDS encoding DNA phosphorothioation-associated protein 4; this translates as MAVHRVRISKDQASLVEALTMGKESRGTFETYADVVMFAAAYGGKYQKLIPLDNGISQDPAPISLEIFISRGYDWPIKLLAIALSGNTHIISPYDWEAQTQRVAILEQAANGGLQLLEEELRGAVDYSDRLLLLLNKERFGTSEEITEFDLTRFL
- a CDS encoding serine/threonine-protein kinase, which encodes MTEDHNEGRLLANRYRIIKLVGKGAMGQVYQAEDTVLGGLTVAIKFVAQTVLNERRRNRFEQEATICALLGEKSIHVVQVRDYGVDEYDIPFYAMEFLQGKGLNEVIKYRPLSLKRFLRLARQICLGLQCAHQGIYFKGELCSIIHRDIKPSNILIVEDSTLGELVKILDFGIAKLIQANSDQTHSFQGTLAYCSPEQMEGKELDNRSDIYSLGVMMYEMLTGEMPVLPENNSFGAWYQAHRYYFPEPIREDLRIPESLQNLIMQCLAKERDKRPQTMEDVLEGFTEIEKEIDQSQSSFDEVSTGSGDYGGTRPTQSATASDDQYYLNATWPSDKPRQKIVFPRLINSSKGTFPSLWVMLEKQDIENRLLSTRYNQFLFIPSPHPMVLWITALHNSKHGTRWLPCYLDLKTSMGQRTAKSLGELGFYRILFFGLESSDTCDHILTSTIASAQRKKLHDWAKSSQTLNSHASPQMSKQLLRKEFENLKSKIQFKLESLGTDAPSNVSGL
- the sixA gene encoding phosphohistidine phosphatase SixA, whose product is MAKYVYLIRHGIALDRALSEQDETRPLTNKGRKKTKQVAKTIKEKGIYFDQVLTSPLLRAKETAEILKDKGLTENLENFSPLAPNGDIQDWLNSWDKSSAETLALVGHQPDLGNWAELLISGKIEEKLVLKKAGIIGLNCPENQSPFGKSQLFLLTSPKWLIKSE